In Bacillus cereus ATCC 14579, a single window of DNA contains:
- a CDS encoding RNA-guided endonuclease TnpB family protein has translation MSQTITVKVKLLPTKAQIQLLEQSSYEYIKVINTLVSEMAEAKKSTKKSTKDVEANLPSAVKNQAIKDAKSVFSTKVKKSKYKVIPILKRPVCVWNNQNYSFDFTHISVPLMVNGKSTRLKVRALLTDKYNRNFNLLTHKLGTLRITKKSNKWIAQISVTIPTNEKTGTKILGVDLGLKVPAVAITDDEKVRFFGNGRQNKYMKRKFRSVRKKLGENKKLNAIRQLDDKEQRWMQDQDHKVSREIIDFATDNNISVIRLEQLTNIRQTARTSRKNEKNLHTWSFYRLAQFIEYKANLVGIKVEYVNPAYTSQTCPKCSEKNKAPDRKYKCRCGFEKHRDIVGAMNIRYATVIDGNSQSA, from the coding sequence GTGTCACAAACAATCACAGTCAAAGTTAAATTGCTTCCAACAAAAGCTCAAATTCAGTTATTGGAACAAAGTAGCTATGAGTATATCAAAGTCATTAATACACTTGTATCTGAAATGGCTGAAGCGAAGAAGAGCACTAAGAAAAGTACAAAAGATGTTGAAGCGAATCTTCCAAGCGCAGTGAAGAACCAAGCAATTAAAGACGCTAAAAGTGTGTTTTCTACAAAGGTGAAAAAAAGTAAATACAAAGTTATTCCGATTCTAAAGAGACCTGTTTGTGTATGGAACAATCAAAACTATTCGTTTGACTTCACGCACATTTCAGTTCCACTCATGGTAAATGGAAAATCAACTCGCTTAAAGGTTCGTGCTTTATTAACTGATAAATATAATCGCAATTTTAATTTGTTAACACACAAGTTAGGTACACTTCGTATCACGAAGAAATCTAATAAGTGGATTGCTCAAATATCTGTCACAATTCCTACAAATGAAAAAACAGGAACGAAGATTTTAGGGGTAGATTTAGGTCTTAAAGTCCCTGCGGTAGCCATCACAGACGATGAGAAAGTTCGTTTCTTCGGCAATGGTAGACAAAACAAATATATGAAACGTAAGTTTCGTAGTGTTCGTAAGAAGTTAGGTGAAAATAAGAAATTAAATGCCATTCGACAACTTGATGATAAAGAACAAAGATGGATGCAAGACCAAGACCACAAAGTAAGTCGTGAAATCATTGACTTTGCAACTGATAATAACATTTCTGTTATTCGTTTAGAACAACTAACGAATATTAGACAGACGGCAAGAACAAGCCGTAAAAACGAGAAAAATCTACACACTTGGTCATTCTATCGTTTAGCACAATTCATTGAATACAAAGCGAATTTAGTTGGTATTAAGGTAGAATATGTGAACCCTGCTTATACAAGTCAAACATGTCCGAAATGTTCTGAAAAGAACAAAGCACCAGACAGAAAATACAAGTGCCGATGTGGATTTGAGAAACATCGTGATATTGTTGGGGCGATGAATATTCGCTACGCAACTGTGATTGATGGTAACAGTCAATCAGCCTAA
- the nprX gene encoding quorum-signaling peptide NprX: protein MKKMVFGVLAFILTLTVAGGIHQYSSKPDIVGQQAKTVEQVNL, encoded by the coding sequence ATGAAAAAGATGGTATTTGGAGTATTGGCGTTTATATTGACTCTTACAGTTGCTGGAGGAATACATCAATATAGCAGTAAACCTGATATTGTTGGTCAACAAGCTAAAACTGTTGAACAAGTTAATTTATAA
- a CDS encoding M4 family metallopeptidase has translation MKKKSLALVLATGMAVTTFGGTGSAFADSKNVLSTKKYNETVQSPEFISGDLTGATGKKAESVVFDYLNAAKGDYKLGEKSAQDSFKVKQVKKDAVTDSTVVRMQQVYEGVPVWGSTQVAHVSKDGSLKVLSGTVAPDLDKKEKLKNKNKIEGAKAIEIAQQDLGVTPKYEVEPKADLYVYQNGEETTYAYVVNLNFLDPSPGNYYYFIEADSGKVLNKYNKLDHVTNEDKSPVKQEAPKQDAKAVVKPVTGTNKVGTGKGVLGDTKSLNTTLSGSSYYLQDNTRGATIFTYDAKNRTTLPGTLWVDADNVFNAAYDAAAVDAHYYAGRTYDYYKATFNRNSINDAGAPLKSTVHYGSKYNNAFWNGSQMVYGDGDGVTFTSLSGGIDVIGHELTHAVTENSSDLIYQNESGALNEAISDIFGTLVEFYDNRNPDWEIGEDIYTPGKAGDALRSMSDPAKYGDPDHYSKRYTGTSDNGGVHTNSGIINKQAYLLANGGTHSGVTVTGIGKDKLGAIYYRANTQYFTQSTTFSQARAGAVQAAADLYGATSAEVAAVKQSFSAVGIN, from the coding sequence ATGAAAAAGAAAAGTTTAGCGTTAGTGTTAGCGACAGGAATGGCAGTTACAACATTTGGAGGGACAGGCTCTGCATTTGCGGATTCTAAAAATGTACTCTCTACGAAGAAGTACAATGAGACAGTACAGTCACCTGAGTTTATTTCTGGTGATCTAACTGGAGCGACTGGTAAGAAAGCGGAATCTGTTGTGTTTGATTACTTAAATGCAGCAAAAGGTGATTACAAGCTAGGGGAAAAGAGTGCGCAAGATTCTTTCAAAGTGAAACAAGTGAAGAAAGATGCTGTAACTGATTCAACAGTAGTACGTATGCAACAAGTTTACGAAGGAGTGCCTGTATGGGGTTCTACTCAAGTGGCTCACGTAAGTAAAGACGGTTCTTTAAAAGTATTGTCTGGAACAGTTGCACCTGATTTAGACAAAAAGGAAAAGTTGAAAAATAAAAATAAGATTGAAGGCGCAAAAGCAATTGAAATCGCGCAACAAGATTTAGGGGTAACACCGAAATATGAGGTAGAACCAAAAGCGGACTTATATGTATATCAAAATGGTGAAGAAACAACATATGCATACGTTGTAAATCTAAACTTCTTAGATCCAAGTCCAGGAAACTACTACTATTTCATTGAAGCAGACAGCGGTAAAGTATTAAATAAATATAATAAATTGGATCATGTAACAAATGAAGATAAATCACCAGTTAAGCAAGAGGCTCCTAAACAGGATGCGAAAGCAGTAGTAAAACCTGTAACAGGAACAAATAAAGTAGGAACTGGTAAAGGTGTATTAGGAGATACGAAATCACTTAATACAACGTTATCTGGTTCATCTTACTACTTACAAGATAATACGCGCGGGGCAACAATTTTCACATATGATGCGAAAAATCGTACTACATTACCAGGAACTTTATGGGTAGATGCAGATAATGTTTTCAATGCAGCGTATGATGCAGCAGCAGTAGATGCTCATTACTATGCAGGTAGAACATATGATTATTATAAAGCTACATTTAACAGAAACTCTATTAATGATGCAGGAGCTCCGTTAAAATCGACAGTTCATTACGGAAGTAAGTATAATAATGCATTCTGGAATGGCTCACAAATGGTATACGGAGATGGTGATGGTGTAACATTCACTTCATTATCTGGTGGAATTGATGTAATTGGTCACGAATTAACGCATGCTGTTACTGAAAATAGCTCGGACTTAATTTATCAAAATGAATCAGGAGCGCTAAATGAAGCAATTTCTGATATTTTTGGTACTTTAGTAGAATTCTATGATAACCGTAACCCGGATTGGGAGATTGGTGAAGATATTTATACGCCTGGTAAAGCAGGAGATGCGCTTCGCTCTATGAGTGATCCAGCGAAATACGGTGATCCAGACCATTATTCTAAGCGTTACACTGGTACTAGTGATAACGGTGGGGTTCATACAAACAGTGGTATCATTAACAAACAAGCTTATTTATTAGCAAATGGTGGTACGCATTCGGGTGTAACTGTAACGGGCATTGGTAAAGATAAGTTAGGTGCAATTTATTACCGTGCAAACACACAATATTTCACGCAATCTACTACATTTAGCCAAGCTCGTGCTGGTGCAGTACAAGCTGCAGCTGATTTATATGGTGCGACTTCTGCGGAAGTAGCAGCAGTTAAGCAATCATTTAGTGCTGTTGGTATTAACTAA
- a CDS encoding TVP38/TMEM64 family protein, with protein MAETIQNFLTEYYSIAIPLSILINIIISLLGFIPSIFLTAINIQLFGVTNGTVISIAGEALGAIISFYIYRMGLQKFTHDKVNKYPKVERLLYVEGREAFLLVLSFRLIPFIPSSIVTLFAALGKMSLLSFSIASTIGKIPALLIEVYSAYHVMNGTNEAKWIVTIAGCIGLYYLWKKWRKK; from the coding sequence GTGGCTGAAACGATTCAAAATTTCTTAACAGAATACTATTCAATCGCAATTCCACTTAGTATCTTAATTAACATCATCATTAGTCTTTTAGGTTTTATCCCTAGTATTTTTTTAACCGCCATTAATATACAGCTCTTTGGCGTAACAAATGGTACTGTTATTTCGATCGCAGGCGAAGCATTAGGGGCTATTATCTCGTTTTATATTTACCGCATGGGCCTTCAAAAGTTCACTCACGATAAAGTAAATAAATACCCAAAGGTAGAGCGTCTTCTTTATGTAGAAGGTAGAGAGGCCTTTCTACTCGTTCTATCGTTTCGCTTGATACCTTTCATCCCATCAAGTATTGTGACTTTATTTGCGGCTCTAGGTAAGATGTCATTACTCTCCTTCAGTATTGCCAGCACAATAGGGAAAATACCGGCATTGTTAATCGAAGTATATTCTGCCTATCATGTCATGAACGGAACAAATGAAGCAAAGTGGATTGTGACAATTGCAGGTTGTATCGGATTATATTATTTGTGGAAAAAATGGAGAAAAAAATAA
- a CDS encoding RNase A-like domain-containing lipoprotein, which translates to MKRISSLFFSSLLALMLILSGCAGKEQKTEKQTGNQATSVEKISDNILDEMEGPPKNGHTIERHVGKSEEDLKNRLKTDKVSAASTYYDKETATKAVKDSLKQHDKEIQDWLKNSKEARLVLNTTHSFPVGKTVIKKNMSVKDKLVKTVTVLARDKSGELGFKIITSYPSDK; encoded by the coding sequence ATGAAACGAATAAGTAGTCTTTTCTTCAGTAGTTTATTGGCATTAATGCTGATCTTAAGCGGATGTGCAGGAAAAGAACAAAAAACAGAGAAACAGACAGGGAATCAAGCTACATCGGTAGAAAAAATTAGTGATAATATTTTAGATGAAATGGAAGGACCACCTAAAAATGGTCATACGATTGAAAGACATGTAGGCAAGTCAGAAGAGGATTTGAAGAATCGCTTGAAGACAGATAAAGTGTCAGCCGCAAGTACATACTATGATAAAGAAACAGCGACGAAAGCTGTAAAAGATAGCTTGAAGCAACATGACAAGGAAATTCAAGATTGGTTAAAAAATTCTAAAGAGGCTCGTCTCGTATTAAATACAACTCATTCATTTCCTGTTGGAAAAACGGTAATAAAGAAAAATATGAGTGTAAAAGACAAGTTAGTAAAAACTGTTACTGTTTTAGCAAGAGATAAGTCAGGAGAATTAGGGTTTAAGATTATTACTTCTTATCCATCTGATAAATAA
- a CDS encoding VanW family protein yields MKLSKILIGSAIAGGILLCVGGVGGYQYVSKLNNQLDTTALPNTTFEGISLDGKNKKDIQAIINQKVTELDQKSLTYIFQNDKQTYTWKDLGINYKEKDIIDKIFKEQEGNVMNRYKMRKQAENGELKRDYKLTPQLNATAYETFIKDKYNETLKNPVNAELSIEGSTVNISQSQNGEKIDKGKLSGLTNEAITTGKSDVILPVTFIKPERSTEDIQKMGIKEVIAEYSTPMAGRNGNQSFNVNKSANTLSGVIVAPDETFSFNGRVGVTDAAHGYKSAAVYSQGKVIQSAGGGVCQVSSTLYSAALRADLGIVSRSNHSMPVNYLPLGQDAAVADYGPDLKFKNNTGNHIYIQAFSNGGSITTRIFGTNTGKNVEVSSQVVSRTSDKITAVTYKKVTQNGEVISNGQISKSVYKSTPKE; encoded by the coding sequence ATGAAGCTAAGTAAAATACTGATTGGTTCTGCAATTGCTGGGGGCATATTACTTTGTGTAGGCGGTGTTGGGGGATATCAATATGTATCCAAATTAAATAATCAATTAGATACTACTGCATTACCAAATACTACATTTGAAGGTATTTCTCTCGACGGAAAAAATAAGAAGGATATTCAAGCAATTATTAATCAAAAGGTAACTGAGTTAGATCAAAAATCCCTTACCTACATATTCCAAAACGATAAACAAACTTACACATGGAAAGATTTAGGGATAAATTATAAAGAGAAAGATATTATTGACAAAATCTTCAAAGAACAAGAAGGAAACGTAATGAATCGTTACAAAATGCGTAAGCAAGCTGAAAACGGTGAATTAAAACGTGACTATAAATTAACACCACAATTAAATGCAACAGCTTATGAAACCTTTATAAAAGATAAATATAATGAAACATTAAAAAATCCTGTTAACGCAGAATTAAGTATTGAAGGCTCAACAGTAAATATTAGTCAAAGCCAAAACGGAGAAAAAATTGATAAAGGGAAACTAAGCGGTTTAACAAATGAAGCTATTACTACTGGTAAATCAGATGTTATATTACCAGTTACATTCATAAAACCAGAACGTTCTACAGAAGACATACAGAAAATGGGTATTAAAGAAGTCATTGCTGAATATTCTACTCCAATGGCTGGCCGTAACGGAAATCAATCATTTAACGTAAATAAGTCAGCTAATACTTTAAGTGGGGTTATTGTCGCACCTGATGAAACATTTAGTTTTAACGGTCGCGTTGGCGTAACTGATGCTGCACATGGTTATAAATCTGCAGCAGTATATTCACAAGGTAAAGTAATACAAAGTGCAGGCGGAGGAGTTTGCCAAGTCAGTAGTACATTATACAGTGCAGCTTTAAGGGCAGATTTAGGCATTGTTTCTCGAAGCAATCATTCTATGCCAGTAAATTATTTACCACTTGGGCAAGATGCAGCAGTAGCAGATTATGGTCCAGATTTAAAATTTAAAAATAATACAGGCAATCATATTTATATTCAAGCATTTTCAAATGGAGGTAGTATTACTACACGCATTTTCGGTACAAATACTGGTAAAAATGTTGAAGTTTCTTCTCAAGTAGTTAGTAGAACTAGTGATAAAATCACCGCGGTTACGTATAAAAAAGTAACACAAAACGGGGAAGTAATATCAAATGGACAAATTTCAAAAAGCGTATATAAAAGCACTCCAAAAGAATAG
- a CDS encoding LCP family protein, with the protein MMKSDTNNNTRAKKGRSKKKRLLWFLLIPLLIVALGAGGYSFHIYSKAKSVLNNAYAELGRGDKSSKREKAVKPMTDNISVLIMGVDESDIREKGYGKATRTDALLLATINKNDKSVKLVSIPRDSRVYIKSRDKYDKITHAHVFGGVDSTIDTVENFLDVPVDYYVKFNFKSFIKIVDSLGGITVDVPVEFTEQNSKDEADAIHLKKGRQHLNGEEALALARTRHIDSDYMRGQRQQLVLEAIAEKALSLNSINKIGGLLDAVDKDLKTNLTFDDMMTITKNSMDSNLKMEKMQVEGTDKYIGGIYYYVPNEKSVDTISTTLQKHLGVTNKNEHKKL; encoded by the coding sequence ATGATGAAATCCGACACGAACAACAATACGCGAGCCAAAAAAGGACGCTCAAAGAAAAAACGCCTACTTTGGTTCCTTCTTATTCCATTACTAATTGTAGCACTTGGAGCAGGAGGCTACTCCTTCCATATATACAGTAAAGCAAAGTCCGTCTTAAATAACGCTTATGCTGAACTAGGTCGAGGAGATAAGTCCAGTAAACGTGAAAAAGCTGTTAAACCTATGACCGACAATATTTCCGTACTAATTATGGGTGTTGATGAAAGTGATATTAGGGAAAAAGGTTATGGAAAAGCAACTCGAACAGATGCGTTATTACTTGCAACAATTAATAAAAACGATAAATCCGTTAAACTTGTAAGCATTCCACGTGACTCACGCGTCTACATTAAATCACGTGATAAATACGATAAAATCACACATGCGCACGTATTCGGTGGTGTAGACAGCACAATTGATACGGTAGAGAACTTTTTAGATGTTCCAGTTGACTACTATGTAAAATTCAATTTTAAATCCTTTATTAAAATTGTTGATTCTCTTGGTGGTATTACTGTAGACGTTCCAGTTGAGTTCACAGAGCAAAATAGTAAAGATGAAGCAGATGCCATTCATCTAAAAAAAGGACGTCAACATTTAAATGGAGAAGAGGCACTGGCACTAGCTAGAACTCGTCATATCGATAGTGATTATATGCGTGGTCAACGTCAACAGCTTGTATTAGAGGCCATTGCTGAAAAGGCACTATCTCTTAATTCCATTAATAAAATCGGTGGCCTACTAGACGCTGTCGATAAAGATTTAAAAACTAATTTAACTTTTGATGATATGATGACAATTACAAAAAATTCAATGGATTCAAATTTAAAAATGGAAAAAATGCAAGTAGAGGGTACAGATAAATATATAGGTGGTATTTATTATTACGTTCCAAATGAAAAAAGCGTCGATACTATTTCAACTACCCTTCAAAAACATCTCGGTGTTACGAATAAAAATGAACATAAAAAATTATAA
- a CDS encoding NupC/NupG family nucleoside CNT transporter — MKFITFFVGLIVVFLLAYIASNNKKHIKFKPIFIMLIIQLILTYLLLNTEIGLILIRIISSLFTKLLEYAADGINFVFGGLANKGEMPFFLTVLLPIVFISVLIGILQHFKILPFFIRWIGYFLSKINGLGKLESYNAIASAIVGQSEVFITVKKQLAQIPKHRLYTLCASAMSTVSMSIVGAYMTMIEPKYVVTALVLNLFSGFIIILIINPYDVKDDEDILEIKGEKQSFFEMLGEYILDGFRVAIVVGAMLIGFVALISCINDLFLIIFGITFQQLIGYVFAPIAFLIGVPSSEIVAAGSIMATKLVTNEFVAMMDLSKISNSLSPRTVGIISVFLVSFANFSSIGIISGAVKGLNEEQGNVVARFGLKLLYGATLVSILSAIIVSIML; from the coding sequence ATGAAATTCATTACTTTTTTCGTCGGACTAATTGTTGTTTTCTTGCTCGCTTATATTGCTAGCAATAATAAGAAGCATATTAAATTTAAACCAATTTTTATCATGCTTATTATACAGTTAATTTTAACCTATTTACTATTAAATACAGAAATCGGCCTCATACTTATTAGAATCATTTCCAGTTTGTTTACCAAGCTACTCGAGTATGCTGCTGATGGAATAAATTTCGTATTTGGTGGTCTTGCAAATAAAGGTGAAATGCCATTTTTCCTTACTGTATTATTACCAATCGTCTTTATTTCTGTTTTAATTGGTATATTACAACATTTCAAAATACTACCATTTTTTATTCGTTGGATCGGGTACTTTCTTAGTAAAATAAATGGTCTTGGTAAATTAGAATCTTACAACGCTATCGCCTCTGCCATTGTCGGCCAATCAGAAGTTTTTATTACAGTGAAAAAACAATTAGCTCAAATTCCAAAACACCGTCTTTATACACTTTGTGCCTCTGCTATGTCAACCGTATCTATGTCTATCGTAGGTGCCTATATGACAATGATTGAACCTAAATATGTAGTAACTGCACTCGTTCTCAATTTATTTAGCGGTTTTATTATCATACTCATCATTAACCCTTACGACGTTAAAGATGACGAAGATATTTTAGAAATCAAAGGTGAAAAACAAAGCTTTTTTGAAATGCTTGGAGAATACATTCTTGATGGTTTTCGTGTAGCCATTGTTGTCGGCGCTATGCTCATCGGATTCGTCGCATTAATTAGTTGTATTAATGACCTGTTCCTCATTATATTCGGTATTACGTTCCAACAATTAATCGGCTATGTATTTGCACCTATCGCATTTCTTATCGGTGTACCCAGTTCTGAAATTGTCGCGGCTGGCAGCATTATGGCAACGAAGCTTGTAACGAATGAATTTGTCGCAATGATGGACCTTAGTAAAATTTCTAATAGCCTTTCTCCCCGTACAGTTGGTATTATTTCTGTTTTCCTTGTATCTTTTGCCAATTTTTCTTCCATTGGTATTATTTCAGGTGCGGTAAAAGGACTAAACGAAGAACAAGGAAACGTTGTTGCGAGGTTTGGCCTTAAATTACTATATGGAGCTACTCTCGTTAGTATTTTATCTGCAATTATCGTAAGCATTATGTTGTAA
- the gloA2 gene encoding SMU1112c/YaeR family gloxylase I-like metalloprotein — protein MNICRVHHVAIICSNYEMSKDFYTRILGFKEINEVYRKERDSYKLDLCVGEEYQIELFSFPNPPERKSFPEAAGLRHLAFAVTNIEEAVKHLNQCGVETEPIRIDEITGKKFVFFQDPDALPLELYEV, from the coding sequence ATGAATATATGTAGAGTGCATCACGTTGCAATTATTTGTTCGAATTATGAGATGTCAAAGGATTTTTATACTAGGATATTAGGGTTTAAAGAGATAAATGAAGTATATAGAAAGGAACGAGATTCTTATAAATTAGATTTATGTGTAGGAGAAGAGTATCAAATCGAATTATTTTCATTTCCAAATCCGCCTGAGCGCAAAAGTTTTCCAGAAGCAGCCGGTCTTAGACATTTAGCATTTGCTGTTACAAATATAGAAGAAGCTGTGAAGCATTTAAACCAATGTGGTGTTGAGACGGAACCGATCCGTATTGATGAAATAACGGGGAAGAAATTCGTCTTTTTCCAAGACCCTGATGCTTTACCTTTAGAATTGTATGAGGTTTGA
- a CDS encoding hemolysin family protein, with product MDILKLLMVVILIGLTAFFVAVEFAIIKVRSSRIDQLVSEKRRGALAAKKVTSNLDEYLSACQLGITITALGLGWLGEPTIKHLLEPLFLKLKFSPAISSTVSFIIAFAVITFLHVVIGELAPKTFAIQKAEQVSLLLSKPLIYFYRVMYPFIWALNGSARVVTGLFGLHPASEHEVAHSEEELRLILSESYESGEINQREFKYVNNIFEFDNRVAKEIMVPRTEVVGLYEDEPFETHIKVIAQEKYTRYPVFGEDKDEIIGMVNVKDLFIRYMDGNRDEECSIMPYTRPVIEVLENIPIHDLLLQMQRKHIPLAVLYDEYGGTAGIVTLEDILEEIVGEIRDEYDEDENPPIEHISEGYKIVEGKVLISEVNDLLGIHLIADDVDTIGGWIMVQKQIVAEGDIIEKHGFYFKVLEKDMHQIKRVEIRKVEE from the coding sequence GTGGATATTTTAAAATTATTGATGGTAGTCATTCTTATTGGGTTAACAGCATTTTTTGTGGCTGTTGAATTTGCAATTATTAAGGTACGTAGCAGTCGTATTGATCAACTCGTTAGCGAAAAAAGACGAGGTGCACTGGCAGCTAAAAAGGTAACTTCAAATTTAGATGAATATTTATCGGCCTGTCAGCTAGGTATTACAATTACTGCTTTAGGGCTTGGGTGGTTAGGGGAACCAACCATTAAACATTTACTCGAGCCGTTGTTTTTAAAATTAAAATTCTCACCTGCAATTTCCAGTACAGTTTCATTTATTATTGCCTTTGCAGTAATTACATTTTTACATGTTGTCATTGGGGAACTTGCTCCAAAGACATTTGCTATACAAAAAGCAGAACAAGTTAGCTTATTGTTATCGAAACCACTTATTTATTTTTACCGAGTTATGTATCCGTTTATTTGGGCTTTGAATGGTTCAGCGAGGGTTGTAACTGGTTTATTCGGATTACATCCAGCTTCTGAACATGAAGTAGCTCATTCAGAAGAAGAATTAAGGTTAATCTTATCTGAGAGCTATGAGAGCGGAGAGATTAACCAAAGGGAATTTAAATATGTAAATAATATTTTTGAATTTGATAATAGAGTAGCAAAAGAAATTATGGTACCTCGTACGGAAGTTGTAGGCTTATATGAGGACGAACCATTTGAAACACATATTAAAGTAATCGCGCAAGAAAAGTACACGAGATATCCTGTATTTGGTGAAGATAAAGATGAAATTATTGGGATGGTTAATGTAAAAGATTTATTTATTCGTTATATGGATGGTAATCGGGATGAGGAGTGCTCAATTATGCCATATACAAGGCCAGTTATTGAAGTGCTAGAAAATATTCCAATTCATGATTTACTATTACAAATGCAAAGAAAACACATTCCATTAGCTGTATTGTATGATGAATATGGTGGTACAGCTGGGATTGTTACACTAGAAGATATTTTAGAAGAAATTGTTGGAGAAATTCGAGATGAATACGATGAAGATGAGAATCCCCCTATAGAGCATATAAGTGAAGGTTATAAAATCGTAGAAGGAAAAGTGCTTATTAGTGAAGTAAATGATTTGCTTGGCATACATTTAATTGCTGATGATGTAGATACAATTGGTGGCTGGATTATGGTACAAAAACAAATCGTTGCTGAAGGAGATATTATTGAGAAACACGGTTTTTATTTTAAAGTCCTTGAAAAGGATATGCATCAAATTAAACGAGTGGAAATAAGGAAAGTAGAAGAATGA
- the aspA gene encoding aspartate ammonia-lyase: MIATKDIRIEKDFLGEKEVPSAAYYGVQTLRAVENFPITGYRIHPSLITAMAIVKKAAALANIDTGYLAKDIGHEIAEAAQEIVDGKFHDQFIVDPIQGGAGTSINMNTNEVIANRALERMGYEKGAYAKISPNTHVNMAQSTNDAFPTGIHIATLMMLEKLLITMEELHSAFRKKAKEFDHVIKMGRTHLQDAVPIRLGQEFEAYSRVLARDIKRIKQSRQHLYEVNMGATAVGTGLNANPMYIEQVVKHLRTFSGFPLVGAEHLVDATQNTDAYTEVSAALKVCMMNMSKIANDLRIMASGPRVGLAEIQLPARQPGSSIMPGKVNPVMAEVINQVAFQVIGNDHTICLASEAGQLELNVMEPVLVFNLIQSISIMNNGFRVFREYCIEGITANEELLKQYVEKSVGIITAVNPHIGYEVASRIAREAIETGKSVRELCLEHGVLTEEELDIILDPFEMTHPEIAGASLLKNKKM, translated from the coding sequence ATGATAGCAACGAAGGATATACGTATAGAAAAAGATTTTTTAGGTGAAAAAGAAGTACCAAGTGCAGCTTATTATGGTGTACAAACATTACGTGCCGTAGAAAACTTCCCAATTACAGGATATCGCATTCATCCATCACTCATTACAGCAATGGCAATTGTGAAAAAAGCGGCGGCGCTTGCGAATATAGATACTGGTTACTTAGCTAAAGACATTGGACATGAAATTGCAGAAGCAGCGCAAGAAATTGTTGATGGAAAGTTTCATGATCAATTTATCGTGGATCCTATTCAAGGCGGAGCCGGAACTTCTATTAATATGAATACAAATGAAGTAATTGCGAATAGAGCGTTAGAACGTATGGGATATGAAAAAGGGGCGTATGCGAAAATTAGCCCAAACACTCATGTGAACATGGCCCAATCAACGAACGATGCGTTTCCAACAGGGATTCATATTGCAACTCTTATGATGTTAGAAAAGCTTCTTATTACAATGGAAGAACTTCATTCTGCTTTTCGTAAAAAAGCAAAAGAGTTTGATCACGTTATTAAAATGGGACGCACACATTTACAAGATGCAGTTCCAATTCGCCTTGGACAAGAATTTGAAGCGTATAGCCGAGTGCTTGCGCGTGATATAAAAAGAATTAAACAGTCTCGTCAGCATTTATATGAAGTGAATATGGGGGCGACAGCTGTTGGTACAGGATTGAATGCAAATCCTATGTATATTGAACAAGTGGTAAAACATTTAAGAACGTTTAGTGGATTCCCACTTGTTGGTGCAGAGCATTTAGTTGATGCAACGCAAAATACAGATGCATACACAGAAGTATCTGCAGCACTTAAAGTATGTATGATGAACATGTCTAAAATTGCAAACGATCTTCGTATTATGGCGTCTGGACCACGTGTTGGGTTAGCTGAAATTCAATTGCCAGCACGTCAGCCAGGTTCATCGATTATGCCAGGTAAAGTAAATCCAGTTATGGCAGAAGTGATTAACCAAGTCGCATTCCAAGTAATCGGAAACGATCATACAATTTGCTTAGCATCAGAAGCAGGACAATTAGAGTTAAACGTAATGGAGCCTGTGCTTGTATTTAATTTAATTCAATCTATTAGTATTATGAATAATGGATTCCGTGTATTCCGTGAATATTGTATTGAAGGAATTACGGCAAATGAAGAATTGCTGAAGCAATATGTTGAGAAAAGTGTTGGAATTATTACAGCAGTTAATCCTCATATTGGTTATGAAGTAGCATCTCGTATTGCACGTGAAGCAATTGAAACAGGGAAATCTGTTAGGGAGTTATGTTTAGAACATGGTGTACTGACAGAAGAGGAATTGGATATTATTTTAGATCCATTCGAAATGACTCACCCTGAAATTGCTGGAGCTTCTTTATTAAAAAATAAAAAAATGTAA